In one window of Pseudomonas putida DNA:
- a CDS encoding response regulator: MTQPAEPSHERLKQHFAQRVIHQARQILEIWQRLQRGEWSSAGLGELSDANLRLQRYADRFEQPEHGSLSTAIEQTLRAIEANSTRLNSELIGELNRLMQRLSRTGLRKGDQLDHVPLPPLRKPVYILLQDHDRAERLAQQLEFFGLGVQALGNADAFRASMSERLPSAIVMDVDFSGPGQGLKLAAEAQQRLELHIPLLFFSLHETDTPTRLAAVRAGGQEFLTGTLEASSLLEKVELLTSAAQYDPFRVLIIDDSRAQAMHTERLLNGAGIITRTLTEPIRTMAELADFQPDLIILDMYMPDCTGTELAKVIRHNDRYVSVPIIYLSAEDDLDKQLDAMSEGGDDFLTKPIRARHLVTTVRNRAARARHLKARMVRDSLTGLYNHTHILQLLEDCSFRARREEHPLSFAMLDIDHFKKINDRHGHPMGDRVIKSLALFLKQRLRKTDFIGRYGGEEFAIVMPNTGLEAAYKVLDEIRQRFAEIHYPAQPNDLQCTFSAGVVQLDDTLDALTMASAADEALYRAKHAGRNCVVRVEP, from the coding sequence ATGACCCAGCCAGCCGAGCCCAGCCACGAGCGCTTGAAGCAGCATTTCGCCCAGCGGGTCATCCATCAGGCCCGACAGATCCTCGAGATCTGGCAGCGCCTGCAGCGTGGCGAGTGGTCGAGCGCAGGGCTGGGCGAGCTGAGCGACGCCAATCTGCGCCTGCAACGCTACGCCGATCGTTTCGAACAGCCCGAACACGGCAGCCTGTCGACTGCCATCGAGCAGACGCTGAGGGCCATCGAAGCGAACAGCACGCGGCTCAATTCAGAACTGATCGGCGAGCTCAATCGCCTGATGCAACGCTTGTCGCGCACCGGCCTGCGCAAGGGCGACCAGCTCGATCATGTGCCCCTGCCGCCCTTGCGCAAGCCGGTGTACATCCTGCTGCAGGACCATGACCGCGCCGAACGCCTGGCGCAACAGCTGGAGTTCTTCGGATTGGGCGTGCAGGCATTGGGCAACGCCGATGCCTTTCGTGCCTCGATGAGCGAACGCCTGCCTTCGGCCATCGTCATGGATGTCGATTTCAGTGGCCCCGGCCAGGGCCTCAAACTGGCCGCCGAAGCCCAGCAAAGGCTGGAGCTGCACATTCCGCTGCTGTTCTTCAGCCTCCACGAGACCGACACCCCGACCCGCCTGGCCGCCGTGCGCGCCGGCGGCCAGGAGTTCCTCACCGGCACCCTGGAAGCGTCCAGCCTGCTGGAAAAGGTCGAACTGCTGACCAGCGCCGCCCAATACGACCCGTTCCGGGTGCTGATCATCGATGACTCGCGCGCCCAGGCCATGCACACCGAGCGCCTGCTCAACGGCGCCGGCATCATCACCCGCACGCTCACCGAGCCGATCCGCACCATGGCCGAGCTCGCTGACTTCCAGCCCGACCTGATCATCCTCGACATGTACATGCCCGACTGCACCGGCACCGAACTGGCCAAGGTGATCCGCCACAACGACCGTTATGTCAGCGTACCGATCATCTACCTGTCGGCCGAGGACGACCTGGACAAGCAGCTCGACGCCATGAGCGAAGGTGGCGACGACTTCCTCACCAAGCCGATCCGCGCCCGCCATCTGGTGACCACCGTGCGCAACCGCGCCGCCCGCGCCCGTCATCTCAAGGCACGCATGGTGCGCGACAGCCTGACGGGGCTGTACAACCATACCCACATCCTGCAACTGCTCGAAGACTGCAGTTTCCGCGCCCGCCGCGAGGAACACCCACTGAGCTTCGCCATGCTCGACATCGACCATTTCAAGAAGATCAACGACCGCCATGGCCATCCGATGGGCGACCGGGTGATCAAGAGCCTGGCGCTGTTCCTCAAGCAGCGCCTGCGCAAGACCGATTTCATCGGCCGCTATGGCGGTGAGGAATTCGCCATCGTCATGCCCAACACCGGGCTGGAAGCTGCGTACAAGGTGCTCGACGAGATCCGCCAGCGCTTTGCCGAAATCCACTATCCCGCCCAGCCGAACGACCTGCAGTGCACCTTCAGCGCCGGGGTGGTGCAACTCGATGACACGCTGGACGCGCTGACCATGGCCAGCGCGGCGGATGAGGCGCTGTACCGGGCCAAGCACGCGGGGCGTAATTGCGTGGTGAGGGTCGAGCCCTAG
- a CDS encoding methyl-accepting chemotaxis protein produces the protein MSSALHDGAERQAGDTAQIRDALGELEATIQQVAGDASSAADASRDAGRAVEHGQAVIGHSLSGLRALVDEVQGNAQLIEQLAEESATIGGVLTVIRSIAEQTNLLALNAAIEAARAGEMGRGFAVVADEVRSLAQRTTGATGEIQTLIDRLQQAARESVNGMRTQLEHAEATASQAQAADGALDEIVSAIRTISDTAVRIADVTAQQSGAVSEIRDHSERIHALGEDNLQRIGEGREQGEQLLQLGGELNTAVGAFRV, from the coding sequence ATGAGCAGCGCGCTGCATGACGGTGCCGAACGCCAGGCAGGCGATACCGCACAGATCCGCGATGCCCTGGGCGAGCTCGAAGCGACCATCCAGCAGGTGGCCGGCGATGCCAGTTCGGCCGCCGATGCCAGCCGCGACGCCGGGCGCGCCGTGGAGCACGGCCAGGCGGTGATCGGCCACAGCCTCTCCGGCCTGCGAGCGTTGGTCGATGAGGTGCAGGGCAATGCGCAGTTGATCGAACAACTGGCCGAGGAGTCGGCAACCATCGGTGGCGTGCTGACGGTGATCCGCTCGATCGCCGAGCAGACCAATCTGCTGGCCCTCAACGCAGCGATCGAAGCGGCCCGTGCCGGGGAAATGGGCCGCGGCTTTGCCGTGGTGGCCGACGAAGTACGTTCGCTGGCCCAGCGCACCACCGGCGCCACCGGCGAGATCCAGACGCTGATAGACCGCCTGCAGCAGGCAGCGCGCGAATCGGTGAATGGCATGCGCACCCAGCTCGAACACGCCGAAGCGACCGCCAGCCAGGCCCAGGCGGCGGATGGGGCGCTGGATGAGATCGTCAGCGCGATTCGCACCATCTCCGATACAGCGGTGAGGATTGCCGACGTCACCGCACAGCAGAGCGGTGCAGTGAGCGAGATCCGCGACCACAGCGAGCGGATTCATGCGCTCGGTGAAGACAACCTGCAACGCATCGGCGAAGGGCGCGAGCAGGGTGAGCAGTTGCTGCAACTGGGGGGTGAGCTGAATACCGCGGTGGGGGCCTTCAGGGTGTGA
- a CDS encoding protein-disulfide reductase DsbD: MRRLFLLLFLLLASPTFASGLLDNRPSATLGAASLSNSADFLPVHEAFKLDLISADAQSIKLRFVATEGYYLYRHRFQFRSEPADIALGNARIPQGKAKHDEFFGDVEVYHGIVDIEVPRTDSRTFTLLVGYQGCADKGLCYPPETARLSIPGEGSTLSTTTAEGWSWQTLLLFFLAGLGLTFTPCVLPMLPILSGVVLRGQVGGWRGFSLSLAYVLPMAASFAALGALMGLFGASLNLQARLQSAWVLVPFALFFVVFALAMFGLFELKLPHALSQRLDRVASNTRGGSLLGAAVLGVLSSLLVSPCVSAPLAGALLYISASGDALGGALKLFALGLGMGAPLLLVATGGAAWLPKSGAWMNTVKNVIGVLLLGVALGLLSRVLPGPVTLLLIGLLSAGVALFLGALEFVVKTPRQRLAQLLGLLCLVYALACWYGALAGQGDPLRPLPGPGVSTSTPATPQADAWQTLTTPAALDAALAQAKAAGQPVLLDWYADWCISCKVIEHEVLNAPQVQAQLNGFKLLRFDLTESNAEQRALLDRYTLFGPPALLFFAANGSEMTTDRVVGEVNADEFAKILTGMRSKLGL; the protein is encoded by the coding sequence ATGCGCCGCCTGTTCCTCCTGCTGTTCCTGCTGCTGGCCAGCCCCACCTTCGCCTCGGGCCTGCTCGACAACCGCCCCAGCGCCACCCTCGGCGCCGCCTCGCTGTCCAACAGCGCCGACTTCCTGCCGGTCCACGAAGCCTTCAAGCTCGACCTGATCAGCGCCGATGCCCAGTCGATCAAGCTGCGCTTCGTCGCCACCGAGGGCTATTACCTCTATCGCCATCGCTTCCAGTTTCGCAGCGAGCCGGCCGACATCGCCCTCGGCAACGCACGGATTCCCCAAGGCAAAGCCAAGCACGACGAGTTCTTCGGCGATGTCGAGGTCTACCATGGCATCGTCGACATAGAGGTACCGCGCACCGACTCGCGCACCTTCACCTTGCTGGTCGGCTACCAGGGCTGCGCCGACAAGGGATTATGCTATCCGCCGGAAACCGCACGACTGTCGATTCCCGGCGAAGGCAGCACCTTGTCCACCACCACGGCCGAGGGCTGGAGCTGGCAGACCTTGCTGCTGTTCTTCCTCGCCGGTCTGGGCCTGACCTTCACCCCCTGCGTGCTGCCGATGCTGCCGATTCTCTCGGGTGTGGTGCTGCGCGGCCAGGTGGGTGGCTGGCGCGGCTTTAGCCTGTCGCTGGCCTACGTGCTGCCAATGGCTGCCAGCTTTGCCGCGCTCGGTGCGCTGATGGGCCTGTTCGGTGCCAGCCTCAACCTGCAGGCACGTCTGCAGTCGGCCTGGGTACTGGTGCCCTTCGCCTTGTTCTTCGTGGTGTTCGCCCTGGCGATGTTCGGCCTGTTCGAACTCAAGTTGCCGCACGCCCTGAGCCAACGCCTGGACCGTGTCGCGAGCAATACCCGCGGCGGTTCGCTACTGGGTGCTGCGGTGCTGGGCGTGCTTTCCAGCCTGCTGGTCTCGCCCTGCGTGTCGGCACCACTGGCCGGTGCCCTGCTCTATATCAGCGCCAGCGGCGATGCCCTGGGCGGGGCACTGAAGCTGTTCGCGCTCGGATTGGGCATGGGCGCGCCACTGCTGCTGGTGGCGACCGGCGGTGCCGCCTGGCTGCCCAAGAGCGGGGCGTGGATGAACACGGTGAAGAACGTGATCGGGGTCCTGCTGCTGGGCGTGGCGCTTGGCCTGCTCAGCCGCGTGTTGCCGGGGCCGGTGACCTTGCTGCTGATCGGCCTGTTGTCGGCAGGCGTGGCGCTGTTCCTCGGCGCGCTGGAGTTCGTGGTCAAGACTCCACGTCAACGCCTGGCCCAGCTGCTGGGGCTGCTCTGCCTGGTCTATGCACTGGCGTGCTGGTACGGCGCACTCGCGGGTCAGGGCGATCCTTTGCGTCCATTGCCCGGCCCCGGCGTCAGCACCTCGACCCCCGCCACCCCCCAGGCAGATGCGTGGCAAACCCTCACCACCCCTGCCGCCCTGGACGCCGCCTTGGCCCAGGCCAAGGCCGCAGGCCAGCCGGTGCTGCTGGACTGGTACGCCGACTGGTGCATCAGTTGCAAGGTGATCGAACATGAAGTACTCAACGCGCCACAGGTGCAGGCCCAGCTGAACGGCTTCAAGCTGCTGCGGTTCGACCTGACCGAGAGCAACGCCGAACAACGCGCCCTGCTCGACCGCTACACGCTGTTCGGCCCACCCGCCTTGTTGTTTTTTGCCGCAAACGGCAGCGAAATGACCACTGATCGGGTGGTAGGCGAGGTGAACGCCGACGAATTTGCGAAAATTCTCACCGGCATGCGCAGCAAACTCGGTCTATAA
- the aroQ gene encoding type II 3-dehydroquinate dehydratase: MATLLVLHGPNLNLLGTREPGVYGAVTLAQINQDLEQRARAAGHHLQYLQSNAEYELIDRIHAARNEGVDFILINPAAFTHTSVALRDALLAVSIPFIEVHLSNVHKREPFRHHSYFSDVAVGVICGLGASGYRLALESALEHLAANAQP; the protein is encoded by the coding sequence ATGGCCACCCTACTGGTGCTGCACGGCCCCAACCTCAACCTGCTCGGTACCCGCGAGCCGGGAGTCTACGGCGCCGTCACCCTCGCCCAGATCAACCAGGACCTCGAGCAGCGCGCACGCGCCGCCGGCCACCACCTGCAGTACCTGCAGAGCAATGCCGAGTACGAACTGATCGACCGTATCCATGCCGCGCGCAACGAAGGCGTGGACTTCATCCTGATCAACCCGGCCGCTTTCACCCACACCAGCGTCGCATTACGTGACGCATTGCTCGCTGTGAGCATCCCATTCATCGAAGTGCACCTCTCCAACGTGCACAAGCGTGAACCGTTCCGTCATCACTCCTACTTCTCCGATGTGGCAGTGGGCGTGATCTGCGGCCTGGGCGCCAGCGGTTACCGGCTAGCCCTGGAGTCTGCTCTGGAACACCTGGCTGCCAACGCACAGCCCTGA
- the accB gene encoding acetyl-CoA carboxylase biotin carboxyl carrier protein, producing MDIRKVKKLIELLEESGIDELEIKEGEESVRISRNSKQPAGAQYFAPPAQFAAPAPAAAAPVAAAPAAEAAAAPALKGTVIRSPMVGTFYRKPSPTSPNFAEVGQSVKKGDTLCIVEAMKMMNHIEADIGGVIDAILVEDGQPVEFDQPLFTIV from the coding sequence ATGGATATCCGTAAAGTCAAAAAGCTGATCGAACTGCTGGAAGAGTCCGGCATCGACGAACTGGAGATCAAGGAAGGCGAAGAGTCCGTTCGCATCAGCCGTAACAGCAAACAACCTGCCGGCGCCCAGTACTTCGCCCCCCCAGCGCAATTTGCCGCTCCAGCCCCTGCCGCCGCAGCCCCCGTGGCCGCCGCCCCGGCTGCCGAAGCTGCTGCAGCACCGGCCCTCAAAGGCACCGTGATCCGCTCGCCGATGGTCGGTACCTTCTACCGCAAGCCTTCGCCAACCTCGCCGAACTTCGCTGAAGTCGGTCAGTCGGTGAAGAAAGGCGACACCCTGTGCATCGTCGAAGCCATGAAGATGATGAACCACATCGAAGCCGATATCGGCGGTGTCATCGACGCCATCCTGGTAGAAGACGGTCAGCCGGTTGAGTTCGACCAGCCGCTGTTCACCATCGTTTGA
- the accC gene encoding acetyl-CoA carboxylase biotin carboxylase subunit: MSGKLEKVLIANRGEIALRILRACKELGIKTVAVHSTADRELMHLGLADESVCIGPASSKESYLHIPAIIAAAEVTGATAIHPGYGFLAENADFAEQVEKSGFAFIGPKADTIRLMGDKVSAKDAMIKSGVPTVPGSDGPLPEDEETALAIAREVGYPVIIKAAGGGGGRGMRVVHKEEDLIASAKLTRTEAGAAFGNPMVYLEKFLTNPRHVEVQVLSDGQGNAVHLGDRDCSLQRRHQKVLEEAPAPGIDEKARQEVFKRCVDACIEIGYRGAGTFEFLYENGRFYFIEMNTRVQVEHPVSEMVTGIDIVKEMLSIAAGNKLSFRQEDVVIRGHSLECRINAEDPKKFIPSPGTVKHFHAPGGNGVRVDSHLYSGYSVPPNYDSLIGKLITYGKDRDEAMARMRNALDEIVVDGIKTNIPLHRDLVRDEGFCKGGVNIHYLEHKLANQE; the protein is encoded by the coding sequence ATGTCTGGGAAGCTCGAAAAAGTCCTGATCGCCAACCGCGGGGAAATTGCCCTGCGGATCCTGCGTGCCTGCAAAGAGCTGGGCATCAAGACCGTCGCGGTCCACTCCACCGCTGACCGCGAACTGATGCACCTGGGCCTGGCAGACGAATCGGTCTGCATCGGCCCTGCATCGTCGAAAGAATCCTACCTGCACATCCCGGCGATCATCGCTGCCGCCGAAGTGACTGGCGCCACCGCCATCCACCCGGGCTACGGCTTCCTCGCCGAGAACGCCGACTTCGCCGAGCAGGTGGAGAAATCCGGTTTCGCCTTCATCGGCCCCAAAGCCGACACCATCCGCCTGATGGGCGACAAGGTTTCGGCCAAGGATGCGATGATCAAGTCGGGCGTCCCAACCGTGCCGGGCTCTGACGGCCCACTGCCGGAAGACGAAGAAACTGCACTGGCCATCGCCCGTGAAGTCGGCTATCCGGTGATCATCAAGGCCGCCGGTGGCGGTGGTGGTCGCGGCATGCGCGTGGTGCACAAGGAAGAAGACCTGATCGCCTCGGCCAAGCTGACCCGTACCGAAGCCGGTGCGGCGTTCGGCAACCCGATGGTCTACCTGGAAAAGTTCCTGACCAACCCACGTCACGTGGAAGTTCAGGTACTGTCCGATGGCCAGGGCAACGCCGTGCACCTGGGCGACCGCGACTGCTCGCTGCAGCGCCGTCACCAGAAGGTACTGGAAGAAGCCCCGGCCCCCGGTATCGACGAGAAGGCCCGCCAGGAAGTCTTCAAGCGTTGCGTCGATGCGTGCATCGAGATCGGCTACCGCGGTGCAGGTACTTTCGAGTTCCTGTACGAGAACGGTCGCTTCTACTTCATCGAGATGAACACCCGCGTCCAGGTCGAGCACCCGGTTTCGGAGATGGTCACCGGCATCGATATCGTCAAGGAGATGCTCAGCATCGCCGCTGGCAACAAGCTGTCGTTCCGCCAGGAAGACGTAGTGATCCGCGGTCACTCGCTGGAGTGCCGGATCAACGCCGAAGACCCGAAGAAGTTCATTCCGAGCCCAGGCACCGTCAAGCACTTCCATGCCCCGGGTGGCAATGGCGTGCGGGTCGATTCGCACCTGTACAGCGGCTATTCGGTTCCGCCGAACTACGACTCGCTGATCGGCAAGCTGATCACCTACGGCAAGGACCGCGACGAAGCCATGGCGCGCATGCGCAATGCCCTGGACGAGATCGTTGTCGACGGTATCAAGACCAACATCCCGCTGCACCGCGACCTGGTGCGTGATGAAGGTTTCTGCAAAGGCGGCGTCAACATCCACTACCTCGAGCACAAACTGGCCAACCAGGAGTGA
- a CDS encoding dermonecrotic toxin domain-containing protein translates to MQLRTYYTEDIDPNFIQDLLDAALQRMVTQQPVLYDEAEHAIYHISDGEPREVPLERRQQVEQLVEGIGGRMVETYRDYLTRHWEAKPQGLSDVLEYQKRISQRCEQHCIDLEAALGAPQVAAMTSAQVRALIREQERDWHAQPALLFLADDDERQVLDRLVRKHLPEWYRNLNAEDVAALTAAQGVCEGAQSTLESLLGSARSLREHAGSLASAYLHEHFDLPLSADLITVKCEPSATENVSVRTLTLTELVMEGAIDVTQVYKSLQVSMPLLHCKSPSAEQLQGLLSELDVPHSFIATLKQRHQDAEVELAQLELYDSQLRYSLLIASKKGHLSDARHDQVLALLAQEPPGDEICPLQLWAGADCSDLLLFAVADDAFVLYAPGKPDGQEWIELVSQRALNSEIGGWLAEETGRHYLLSQVPFDQRATVSASILSIVEKPSEWSLSLDRRRALTGYEACLAERVRLSNKKAEDEIEATIAPYYALNLNIGQKRVINLEKQVALQAEHVFTASMQDYEGFHAFARRTVETAIKPYLDDKGITEQVDPESILFDLPSTDTDTPLTMNLVDLVCYGYDDNSGLDNPKKGVRSLVGQDLSALRSHDFTRYARRAYVGETYITHIREHYLNESSADYEARRKMFGRALISAMDRDLRLASIKAELDQATYTKLIALVTALGRTLSQPDIFSESETVVESSGVFRLSIDGCFVLGAYVLRDVADKVATDWLYTPDAPDGVLLRPYQSLNATGTGVLYDYLLNRVTLASRSKVSTRLKRLASGDSHRDSLRGLNQVVTVVGEYNVFIEHALADVEDATLGKAEVIRAQVFKGVLFSALPLLVYPPFAIAFGAFMTASALKKAIVAHTRWETAVALQNWLEASWGLLGAVLSLPGVSLGMLKSVLAPLRQAVVRRPQVTGATRTPSLQFDKSWAVKSKPGDLHKVTEDGIWKGTYRSGAKDATNAEHFIRSGGRYYKVVHDAEHATLRVFKANRPQSYHRPAVRLHEDGRWIANSTGLRGGNHVQDAGTLTQARQITNGEGAPSEIRGALQGEAVVARYVGAADDYLYTVNAQSCVAVSLYNPATRAGAVLHIDHNVRSLIEPALRQVLTQIGAAQDGAGVRAVMAGGDWLGGTDIGGVVRALLRRQGIQASWQHWSFSSCFGGSYGMTLNLGSGVTRVYRTPMSVVEQVLTPIMKQANFRLKGVPARAHRFQSRFRARPLYERPSGVVEDAAGLAPAPDELALQAISVVSL, encoded by the coding sequence GTGCAACTGCGCACCTACTACACCGAAGATATCGACCCGAATTTCATCCAGGACCTGCTTGATGCCGCTCTACAGCGCATGGTCACCCAGCAGCCGGTGCTCTATGACGAAGCAGAACATGCCATCTATCACATCAGCGACGGGGAGCCGCGTGAAGTGCCGCTGGAACGGCGCCAGCAGGTCGAGCAACTGGTGGAGGGCATCGGCGGGCGCATGGTTGAAACCTACCGGGATTACCTCACCCGCCACTGGGAGGCGAAGCCCCAGGGCTTGAGTGATGTGCTCGAGTACCAGAAGCGAATCAGCCAACGTTGCGAGCAGCACTGCATTGATCTTGAAGCCGCGCTGGGCGCGCCACAGGTTGCCGCGATGACCAGTGCCCAGGTGCGGGCGCTGATTCGGGAGCAGGAGCGGGACTGGCATGCGCAGCCTGCGCTGTTGTTTCTCGCCGATGACGATGAGAGGCAAGTGCTCGACAGGCTTGTCCGCAAGCACCTGCCGGAGTGGTATCGCAATTTGAATGCCGAGGACGTCGCGGCGCTGACTGCCGCTCAGGGCGTTTGCGAGGGAGCGCAGTCAACACTCGAAAGTTTGCTTGGTAGTGCGCGCTCGTTGCGTGAGCATGCGGGCAGCCTGGCGTCCGCCTATCTGCATGAGCATTTCGACCTGCCATTATCTGCCGACCTCATCACCGTCAAATGTGAACCGTCAGCTACGGAAAATGTGAGCGTCAGGACGCTGACCCTTACCGAGCTGGTGATGGAAGGCGCAATTGACGTGACACAGGTGTACAAGTCGCTGCAGGTGAGCATGCCGTTACTGCATTGCAAGTCACCTTCCGCTGAGCAACTACAGGGTCTGTTGAGCGAACTCGATGTCCCGCACAGCTTCATCGCGACCCTCAAGCAGCGCCATCAGGACGCTGAAGTCGAGTTGGCGCAGCTAGAGCTCTATGACTCGCAATTGCGCTATAGCCTGCTGATTGCCAGCAAGAAAGGGCACCTGTCGGATGCGCGTCATGATCAGGTCTTGGCATTGCTCGCCCAGGAGCCGCCAGGCGATGAGATCTGTCCTCTGCAATTGTGGGCGGGCGCAGATTGCAGTGACTTGTTGTTGTTCGCCGTAGCAGATGACGCCTTTGTGCTGTATGCCCCTGGTAAACCAGATGGCCAGGAGTGGATAGAGCTGGTATCACAGCGCGCGCTCAACAGTGAAATCGGTGGTTGGTTGGCGGAGGAAACGGGTCGTCATTATCTGTTGAGCCAGGTTCCCTTCGATCAACGAGCCACGGTCAGTGCATCCATCCTGAGCATCGTGGAAAAACCTTCCGAATGGTCTCTGAGTCTGGATCGTAGGAGAGCCCTGACGGGGTACGAGGCATGCTTGGCCGAGCGGGTGCGCTTGAGCAATAAAAAGGCCGAGGATGAGATCGAGGCCACTATTGCGCCGTATTACGCACTTAACCTGAACATTGGCCAAAAGCGCGTGATCAACCTGGAAAAGCAGGTGGCGTTGCAAGCTGAGCACGTGTTTACCGCGTCGATGCAGGATTATGAAGGTTTTCACGCGTTCGCCCGGCGTACCGTCGAGACTGCCATCAAGCCTTACCTGGACGACAAGGGCATCACCGAACAGGTCGACCCGGAGTCTATTCTGTTCGATCTGCCGTCCACAGACACGGATACGCCGCTGACGATGAACCTGGTCGATCTGGTCTGCTATGGATATGACGACAATTCCGGCCTGGACAACCCGAAAAAGGGCGTGCGCTCCCTGGTTGGCCAGGACCTGAGCGCTCTACGCAGCCACGATTTTACGCGCTATGCACGTCGCGCTTACGTTGGCGAGACGTACATCACACACATACGCGAACACTATCTGAACGAGTCCTCGGCGGATTATGAGGCTCGCCGGAAGATGTTCGGTCGTGCGCTGATCTCGGCGATGGACCGCGATTTGCGCCTGGCCAGTATCAAGGCTGAACTCGATCAAGCGACCTATACGAAACTGATTGCACTGGTGACGGCGCTGGGGCGGACGTTGAGCCAGCCCGACATCTTCAGTGAATCGGAAACGGTGGTCGAGAGTTCGGGGGTGTTTCGTTTGTCGATCGACGGCTGTTTCGTACTGGGCGCCTATGTCCTGCGCGATGTGGCAGACAAAGTGGCGACTGACTGGCTGTATACCCCGGATGCCCCGGATGGTGTTCTGCTGCGCCCCTATCAGTCCTTGAACGCCACAGGTACGGGCGTGCTTTACGATTATCTGCTCAACCGGGTTACGTTGGCCTCCAGATCCAAGGTCAGCACGCGCCTGAAGAGGTTGGCCAGTGGCGACAGTCATCGTGATTCCCTGCGTGGGCTCAACCAGGTGGTGACGGTGGTCGGGGAGTACAACGTGTTCATCGAGCATGCGCTCGCCGATGTCGAGGATGCGACCCTTGGCAAAGCCGAGGTCATTCGCGCCCAGGTGTTCAAAGGCGTTCTGTTCAGCGCACTGCCGTTGCTGGTGTATCCGCCGTTCGCCATAGCGTTTGGGGCCTTCATGACCGCCTCTGCTTTGAAAAAGGCCATTGTCGCCCATACTCGATGGGAAACCGCAGTGGCCCTGCAGAACTGGCTGGAAGCGTCGTGGGGTTTGTTGGGGGCGGTGTTGAGTCTGCCAGGAGTGAGCCTGGGAATGCTCAAGTCAGTGCTTGCGCCCTTGCGCCAGGCAGTTGTTCGCCGCCCTCAGGTGACGGGTGCGACACGAACCCCCTCCCTGCAGTTCGACAAGTCCTGGGCAGTCAAGAGCAAGCCTGGCGATCTGCACAAGGTGACGGAGGACGGTATCTGGAAAGGCACCTACCGTAGCGGCGCCAAGGACGCTACCAACGCAGAGCATTTCATCCGCTCGGGCGGTCGTTATTACAAGGTCGTACACGACGCTGAGCACGCTACGTTACGGGTGTTCAAGGCCAATCGCCCGCAGAGCTACCATCGCCCGGCAGTGCGATTGCATGAAGATGGCCGATGGATTGCCAACAGCACCGGCCTTCGCGGCGGCAATCATGTGCAGGATGCTGGAACCCTGACGCAGGCAAGGCAGATTACCAATGGCGAGGGAGCGCCATCGGAAATACGTGGCGCTCTGCAGGGAGAAGCCGTGGTGGCGCGATACGTGGGGGCGGCGGATGACTACCTGTATACCGTCAATGCGCAGTCCTGTGTGGCGGTATCCTTGTACAACCCAGCAACACGTGCAGGTGCGGTGCTGCATATCGATCACAATGTCCGTAGCCTGATCGAGCCTGCACTGCGGCAAGTGCTGACGCAAATCGGCGCTGCGCAGGATGGCGCGGGCGTCAGGGCAGTCATGGCCGGTGGCGACTGGCTGGGCGGTACGGATATCGGCGGCGTCGTGCGGGCGTTGCTCAGGCGCCAGGGAATCCAGGCAAGTTGGCAGCACTGGTCGTTCTCGTCGTGTTTTGGCGGTAGCTATGGCATGACGCTGAACCTGGGGAGCGGCGTTACGCGTGTTTACCGAACGCCTATGAGCGTGGTCGAGCAAGTGCTGACGCCGATCATGAAGCAGGCTAATTTCCGGTTGAAGGGGGTGCCCGCTCGCGCCCACAGATTCCAAAGCCGTTTCCGGGCCCGCCCGCTGTATGAGCGGCCAAGCGGAGTTGTGGAAGATGCTGCCGGATTGGCGCCGGCCCCGGACGAACTAGCCTTGCAGGCGATCTCAGTGGTGAGCCTCTGA